DNA from Halococcus salifodinae DSM 8989:
CGGTCTGGCCGAGGACGGCGTTCTCGGCGGCCACTCGGAGGTCACAGGCAAGCGCGAGCTCACAGCCACCACCGAAGGCGTAGCCGTTGATCGCGGCGATCACCGGGGCGGGGAACGTCTCGATCGCGTCGGTCACCCGATGGCCGAGTTCGGCGTAGGCCTGCGCCTCCGCGACCGAGAGCTCAGCCATGTACGCGATGTCCGCGCCCGCGACGAACGCGTCATCGCCCGTTCCCGTGAGAACGAGCGCGCGGGCGTCCTGGGCCTCCACCAACGCCTCCTCCAGCGCTTCGAGGGTGTCGGTGTTGAGCGCGTTCAGCCGATCGGGGCGGTCGACGGTGATCGTCGCCACACCGTCCTCGCGGTCGAGATCGATCGTATCCCACGACATGCGCCGGTCGAGGATCGGCAGCCACAAATCGTTTCGCAGTCCACACCGATCACCGAAAGCGGATCAGTCTCTCACCAGCCGAAGGATCGACAGCGTCTCGAACGGGAACGGGTCCTCGGTGACGGTCTCGCTTGCGAACCCCTCGGCTGCGGCGTGGTCGACGATCGTCTCGACGCCAGCGAGGCTACTCACGAGCAAGAGGACTCGTCCATCGGGCGCGAGCACGCGACCGACATCCGCGAGGAACGGTTCGATGACCGCTCGCCCGGTCTCGCCACCCGACAGCGCCACCCCCATCCAGTCGTCAGCCGCCTCGTCGGGCTCGGTCGGGAGATAGGGTGGATTGAACGTCACGAGATCGAACGCATCGGCCGCGAACGCGGTCGTGAGATCCGCTCGAACGGCGTCGATCCCTGCCTCACGAGCCTGCCGGCAGGCGTGGGGGTTTCGATCGACACCCACGACCTGCGCTCCGGCCGCTTGCATCTGCGCTGCGACGTAGCCCGATCCCGTACCGACATCGAGCGCGCGGTCGGTCGCCGTGACGTCGGCCGTCGCTGCGGTCGCGAGGAGATCGGAGTCCTCGGCGGGTTGGTACACGTCGTCGCGTTCGCGGCGGTCGTCGAGCCCCATCAGTCCTCGCCGCCGTTGGCTGCCGTGGTCGATCCCCGTGCTCGGTCACCTGATCCAGTGCGTTCGGGCGTGCCATGTCCGGTGACGTCGACGTCCGACTCCGGGCGAGCGGTGAGCGTCCGCTGGGGGAACGGGATGGTGATCCCCTCGCGATCGAAAGCCGTCTTCACCGACTGGATCACGCTGGTCTTCGACGCCCAAACGCGACGAGCGCTCGGCTTGTCGACCCAAAACCGGAGTTCGAGCACGATCCCCGAGTCGGCGAACCGTTTCAACACCGTCCGTGGCGAAGGGACCTCTCGAATTCGGTCGTCGTGGTCTTCCATCGCTTCGGTGGCCACTGACATCGCGTGATCGAGGTCGGTCTCGTAGTCGACGCTCACCTCGATGTCGGCTCGGAACCGATCGTTCTCCGAGCGGTTGATCAGCGGATTGCTGGTGACTTCGTTGTTCGGGATCAGTACGTGCTCGTCGTCGAACGTCCGAATCTTGGTGTTGACGATAGTCACGTCCCGAACCACGCCCTCGTGTTCTTCGACCTCGATCCAGTCGCCGACACGGAACGGCCGTGAAAAGAGGAGCACGAACCCGGCGGTGATCGCACCGAGGGTGTCGCGTGCCGCGTAGCCGAGCACTGCCCCGAGCACGCCCGCACCGACGAACAGCTGTCCCGGATCGATGCCCCAGATGACGAGGAGCCCCATGAACGCGAACACGAACACCCCGACGTCGGCGACGTGATACGCCACTTCGCTCTGGTGGTCGGTGATCGCGTCGTACTCCTCGGAGAGCCGATCGATCGAGCGGTTGATGAGTCGGATGAGGAGGTACGCGATCACGAGGACCGCGATCGTGACCAGTACGCGAGCCGCCTCGAAACGGGAGATGGACGCCGATTTGACGAGATATTCGACGAATCCGGTGACGTGCCAGACCACGGCCAACGCGAGGACGACACCCACGGTGAGCACCGCCACCGCGCCGGCCTGGGTCGCCTCGGTCAGCCGCGAGCTGTACCGTCGTTTGAGCGGTCGACCGGCCCGTCTGATGGCCTCGCCGACCACCGCCAGCAGCCCGAACAGCACGACGGTCCCGAGCAGTTGCTCGCCGAGCGTGTGGAAGTACGCCTGCTGCAACTCCTTTGCGTACTCGAAGACGTTCATCGTCGCGTCCCATCGCGGACATCGATGACGGCCGGTCGTCTCACTACCGGTTTCGACGGTCGAGCAGTCGACCGACCGTTCGAGACGGAACCCGACCGCCGAGACACAGAACAGTCGCGTACCCGATTCAAACGGCGTCGAACCGCTCGCCACCGCATTCCGGACAGAGCTGCCGGCGCTCGTCGAACTCCGCGAGACAGTCGGTACAGCGATACGTCCTCGTCTCGTCGTCCCCGTCGGAAAGGATCGAGTCCCGCACCTCGTCTACGACGCCCATACCCATCCGTGCACCGCCACCCGTTTTTCTTCGCTGCATTAAATCGCCGGGAACCCACGAACGCGGCGGTCACGTCGAGCGGTTCATCGACCCCGATCGTCGACCACCGGCCACGGTTCATTCGATCTCGCTCCCCGACGTCGCTTCCTCGCTGGGCGCACCGCCGACTTCCACACCGAGACGGGCGAGTGCAGCGAACTCCGTGGGAGTGAGATCGCCCGCTCGCTTTCTCAGTAACCCCTCGTCGGCGGCCTCGACCACCGCTGCCGGTTGCTCGATCCCCGAGATGTGGGTCGTGTTGCGGATCGCGTTGCGGACGGTCTTGCGCCGCTGGGTGAACACCGCCCTGACGAACGCGAGAAACGCCGTCTCGTCGATCGCGTAGTCCGGATCGCGCGGGGAGGCTCGCACGACACTGCTCTCGACGGCCGGTGGCGGCGAGAACGCCTCCGGTGGCACAGTTTCGACGATCTCGCACTCGGCGTAGTGGCCCACGGTCACCGACAGCCGACCGTAGTCGTCGGTGCCGGGGGCAGCGACCATCCGCTCGGCGAACTCTTTCTGTACCATGACCACGAGCGGTCGCTTCGCTGGCAGCAATCGAAAGAGCACCTCGCTCGACACGCCATAGGGAAGGTTCGACACCGACGCGGAGAACTCGGGCAAGTCCACCGAGAGCGCGTCGCCCTCGATGATGTCAAGCCGCCCGTCAGTGCAGGCGTCGGCGAACTCCTCACGAAGGAAGTCGGCGAGACGCGTGTCGCGCTCGACCACTGTGACGCGGTCGGCGACATCGAGCACGCGATCGGTCAGCGCGCCCGTTCCGGCCCCGATCTCGAGGACGTGACTAGTGTCGAATCCTTCAGCGTACGTCGGAAGACGGTCGAGCACTCGATCGTCGACGAGAAAGTGTTGATCCTGGTTCCGGTCGGGTTGGATGCCTGCCCGGGCCAGCAGCGCGTCGGGATCACGACTCTCCGTCGACGAACGGTTCCGCCCGGTCATGACTCGGTGTATCCGTTCGTCGCTTGTTAAACGCCCTGTTTGGCTGCGGCGCGCGCTCGGTCGGTCAACGATGGTCGAGATATGATGGCGGGTTCGCTACCCTTCGTTCGGGTCGCGCCCGACGAAGATGCGGTACTTGAGGTCGTCGTCGCGGAGTTCCTCGATCAGCCGTTCGACGAGGATCTCCTTCGGGCGGTGGAGCCCCGCGACCCGCTCTTCGAGGTCGTCGAACCCATCAAATGGTTCGCGCTTTCGCTCGTCGAGGATCGAGTTCCGGAGCTTCTTCCCGATCCCGGGGAGCAAGTTGATCTGGTGGAGCCGGAGCGTGATCGGCTGAGCGTCGTTGTAGAAGTCGACGAACCGCGCCTCGTCGCGGTCGATGATCTCCTCGACCGCGTACTCGAGCTCCGACCGCGCGGCGTTCGAGAGGTCGTCGTAGGCCACCTCACGAGCGGATTCGACTCCCTCGGCGTCGAACTGGATCCGATCGCCGATAGAAATGTCGGCGTCCTCGGCCAGCGTCAGCTCCCGGAGTTGAAACTGTGACTCCCCGAGGGTGTAGGCGAGCGGCGGTTTCCGGTGTGCTGGCCGGTCGTCGTCGGGACGGCCGTTGGGCAGCAGATCGAGCACGACGGCTCGTGTCCGCTCGGT
Protein-coding regions in this window:
- a CDS encoding enoyl-CoA hydratase/isomerase family protein: MSWDTIDLDREDGVATITVDRPDRLNALNTDTLEALEEALVEAQDARALVLTGTGDDAFVAGADIAYMAELSVAEAQAYAELGHRVTDAIETFPAPVIAAINGYAFGGGCELALACDLRVAAENAVLGQTEIDLGIVPGWGGTQRLSRLVGDELARRLVFFGERVDAQDAHQHGLVGEVVAHDELDDHVAGMAAELAAKPKHALQAAKEAMNQVHETHQSAGLTYERRAWSGLFGTDDQREGMAAFVEDREPEFE
- a CDS encoding HemK2/MTQ2 family protein methyltransferase, with amino-acid sequence MGLDDRRERDDVYQPAEDSDLLATAATADVTATDRALDVGTGSGYVAAQMQAAGAQVVGVDRNPHACRQAREAGIDAVRADLTTAFAADAFDLVTFNPPYLPTEPDEAADDWMGVALSGGETGRAVIEPFLADVGRVLAPDGRVLLLVSSLAGVETIVDHAAAEGFASETVTEDPFPFETLSILRLVRD
- a CDS encoding mechanosensitive ion channel family protein yields the protein MNVFEYAKELQQAYFHTLGEQLLGTVVLFGLLAVVGEAIRRAGRPLKRRYSSRLTEATQAGAVAVLTVGVVLALAVVWHVTGFVEYLVKSASISRFEAARVLVTIAVLVIAYLLIRLINRSIDRLSEEYDAITDHQSEVAYHVADVGVFVFAFMGLLVIWGIDPGQLFVGAGVLGAVLGYAARDTLGAITAGFVLLFSRPFRVGDWIEVEEHEGVVRDVTIVNTKIRTFDDEHVLIPNNEVTSNPLINRSENDRFRADIEVSVDYETDLDHAMSVATEAMEDHDDRIREVPSPRTVLKRFADSGIVLELRFWVDKPSARRVWASKTSVIQSVKTAFDREGITIPFPQRTLTARPESDVDVTGHGTPERTGSGDRARGSTTAANGGED
- a CDS encoding 16S ribosomal RNA methyltransferase A, coding for MTGRNRSSTESRDPDALLARAGIQPDRNQDQHFLVDDRVLDRLPTYAEGFDTSHVLEIGAGTGALTDRVLDVADRVTVVERDTRLADFLREEFADACTDGRLDIIEGDALSVDLPEFSASVSNLPYGVSSEVLFRLLPAKRPLVVMVQKEFAERMVAAPGTDDYGRLSVTVGHYAECEIVETVPPEAFSPPPAVESSVVRASPRDPDYAIDETAFLAFVRAVFTQRRKTVRNAIRNTTHISGIEQPAAVVEAADEGLLRKRAGDLTPTEFAALARLGVEVGGAPSEEATSGSEIE
- a CDS encoding DUF655 domain-containing protein; the encoded protein is MSDTESDDGASTERTRAVVLDLLPNGRPDDDRPAHRKPPLAYTLGESQFQLRELTLAEDADISIGDRIQFDAEGVESAREVAYDDLSNAARSELEYAVEEIIDRDEARFVDFYNDAQPITLRLHQINLLPGIGKKLRNSILDERKREPFDGFDDLEERVAGLHRPKEILVERLIEELRDDDLKYRIFVGRDPNEG